A stretch of Nonomuraea africana DNA encodes these proteins:
- a CDS encoding dihydrodipicolinate synthase family protein codes for MSNRVEPWHGIMVATALPLRDDLSADFDGFAEHCRWLVEQGCDGVAVNGSLGEYQTLSPEERAKVVETAVAAIGGRNVMAGVGAYGSAESRRWAEHARDAGCACVMLLPPNSYRADERTVIDHYREVAKAGLPIVAYNNPYDTKVDLTPALLARLFDEGLIVAVKEFTGDVRRAYEIAELAPGLDVLIGTDDVVLELALAGAKGWIAGFPNSLPASTVALYRAAMAHDLETALPLYRTLHPLLRWDARTEFVQAIKLSMDLAGRYGGPCRPPRLPLTDEHAAAVRAATEKVLAEGLR; via the coding sequence ATGAGCAACCGCGTTGAGCCATGGCACGGAATCATGGTCGCCACGGCCCTTCCCCTGCGCGACGACCTGTCGGCGGATTTCGACGGGTTCGCCGAGCACTGCCGATGGCTGGTCGAGCAGGGCTGTGACGGCGTGGCCGTGAACGGCTCGCTCGGGGAGTACCAAACTCTTTCCCCCGAGGAACGGGCCAAGGTCGTCGAGACGGCGGTGGCGGCCATCGGCGGTCGCAACGTGATGGCGGGCGTCGGCGCGTACGGCTCGGCCGAGTCGCGCCGCTGGGCCGAGCACGCCCGCGACGCCGGATGCGCGTGCGTCATGCTGCTGCCGCCGAACTCCTACCGCGCCGACGAGCGGACCGTGATCGACCACTACAGGGAGGTGGCGAAGGCGGGCCTGCCGATCGTCGCCTACAACAACCCCTATGACACCAAGGTCGACCTGACTCCCGCGCTGCTGGCCAGGCTGTTCGACGAGGGGCTGATCGTCGCGGTGAAGGAGTTCACCGGCGACGTGCGCCGCGCCTACGAGATCGCCGAGCTGGCGCCCGGCCTCGACGTGCTCATCGGCACCGACGACGTGGTGCTCGAGCTGGCGCTGGCGGGCGCCAAGGGGTGGATCGCCGGGTTCCCCAACTCCCTGCCCGCCTCGACCGTCGCCCTATACCGGGCCGCCATGGCGCACGACCTGGAGACCGCGCTGCCGCTGTACCGCACGCTCCACCCGCTGCTGCGCTGGGACGCCAGGACCGAGTTCGTCCAGGCCATCAAGCTGTCCATGGACCTCGCGGGCAGGTACGGCGGGCCGTGCAGGCCGCCCAGGCTCCCGCTGACCGACGAGCACGCGGCGGCGGTGCGGGCCGCGACGGAGAAGGTGCTGGCGGAGGGGCTGAGATGA
- a CDS encoding proline racemase family protein has product MRTKRVFHAVDSHTEGMPTRVVTGGVGVIPGNSMAERRVYFREHFDHIKQLLMNEPRGHAAMSGAILQPPTRPDADWGVLFIEVSGYLPMCGHGTIGVATVLVETGMVEVVEPVTTVRLEVPAGLVVVDVAVKDGVAESVTLRNVPAYSDRLDAVVEVPGFGQVRYDLAYGGNFYAIVDLDDYKLPFDRAAKNEILAAGLATMSAINAADEPVHPEDERIRGCHHVYFRAPGSTAGHSRHAMAIHPGWFDRSPCGTGTSARMAQLHARGELALGADFVNESFIGTRFIGRLVEETSVGGRPAVVPTITGRAWITGTAQYFLDPRDPFPEGFVL; this is encoded by the coding sequence ATGAGGACCAAGCGGGTCTTCCACGCCGTCGACTCCCATACCGAGGGCATGCCCACCAGGGTCGTCACCGGCGGCGTCGGCGTCATCCCCGGTAACAGCATGGCCGAGCGCCGCGTCTACTTCCGCGAGCACTTCGACCACATCAAGCAGCTGCTGATGAACGAGCCGCGGGGGCACGCCGCCATGAGCGGGGCCATCCTGCAGCCGCCCACCCGCCCCGACGCGGACTGGGGGGTGCTGTTCATCGAGGTGTCCGGCTACCTGCCGATGTGCGGCCACGGCACGATCGGGGTGGCCACCGTCCTGGTGGAGACCGGGATGGTCGAGGTCGTCGAGCCGGTGACGACCGTCCGCCTGGAGGTGCCCGCGGGGCTGGTCGTCGTGGACGTGGCCGTGAAGGACGGCGTCGCCGAGTCGGTGACCCTGCGCAACGTCCCCGCCTACAGCGACAGGCTGGACGCGGTGGTGGAGGTGCCGGGGTTCGGACAGGTTCGCTACGACCTGGCCTACGGCGGCAACTTCTACGCCATCGTCGACCTCGACGACTACAAGCTGCCCTTCGACCGGGCGGCCAAGAACGAGATCCTGGCGGCGGGCCTGGCCACCATGTCGGCGATCAACGCCGCCGACGAGCCCGTGCATCCGGAGGACGAGCGGATCCGCGGCTGCCACCACGTGTACTTCAGGGCGCCCGGCTCCACCGCCGGGCACTCCAGGCACGCGATGGCGATCCACCCCGGCTGGTTCGACCGCTCGCCGTGCGGGACGGGCACCAGCGCCCGCATGGCCCAGCTGCACGCCAGGGGCGAGCTGGCGCTGGGGGCGGACTTCGTCAACGAGTCCTTCATCGGGACCAGGTTCATCGGACGCCTGGTGGAGGAGACGAGCGTGGGCGGTCGTCCGGCGGTCGTGCCGACGATCACGGGAAGGGCGTGGATCACCGGGACCGCGCAGTACTTCCTCGACCCACGCGACCCGTTCCCCGAGGGCTTCGTCCTCTGA
- a CDS encoding NAD(P)/FAD-dependent oxidoreductase, whose translation MTGYDLVVVGGGPAGVAGALSAAQAGLRVALVDAGPRLGGQYFRHRASSLPSGRGADRFVRQCRALRTTADLLLDHKVWAVERDAEAFTVHGMAGEEERPVTLTCRSLLIATGAHDRPLPFPGWDLPGVFTAGGAQALLKGEGVPVGRRVVVSGTGPFLLPVAAGLAAAGASVAGVFEANGLLGLARHPMLAAGKTGEALGYGAALARHRVPYRTRHAVVAAHGSARVTHVTVARLDPTWRVLSSRTVECDAVAVGYGFVPQIDLAVQLGCATAHSADGSPVVVVDEGQRTSVAAVYAAGEPTGVGGAALAELEGRAAGLAIAHDLASRSGGEPVPGVLRRRGERLRAFARALQEAYPVQPGWQSWLADDTLVCRCEEVPVSAIREAMDLGATDARSVKLLARPGMGWCQGRICGYAVSCLAGERPQATRRPIVQPITLGCLERIEDEQPR comes from the coding sequence ATGACCGGCTACGACCTCGTCGTCGTCGGCGGCGGCCCCGCGGGAGTGGCGGGCGCGCTGAGCGCCGCCCAGGCGGGGCTGCGCGTGGCCCTGGTCGACGCCGGCCCCCGCCTCGGCGGCCAGTACTTCAGGCACCGCGCGAGCAGCCTGCCGTCGGGACGCGGCGCGGACCGCTTCGTCCGGCAGTGCCGCGCCCTCAGGACCACGGCCGACCTCCTGCTCGACCACAAGGTCTGGGCCGTCGAGCGGGACGCGGAGGCCTTCACCGTCCACGGCATGGCAGGCGAGGAGGAGCGGCCCGTCACGCTCACCTGCCGATCGCTGCTGATCGCCACCGGCGCGCACGACAGGCCGCTGCCCTTCCCCGGCTGGGACCTGCCCGGCGTGTTCACGGCAGGCGGCGCGCAGGCCCTGCTCAAGGGCGAGGGCGTGCCGGTGGGCCGGCGGGTCGTCGTCTCGGGCACCGGCCCCTTCCTGCTGCCCGTGGCCGCCGGTCTCGCGGCGGCGGGAGCCTCGGTCGCGGGGGTCTTCGAGGCCAACGGCCTGCTCGGCCTGGCCAGGCATCCCATGCTGGCCGCGGGGAAGACGGGCGAGGCGCTCGGGTACGGGGCCGCGCTGGCCAGGCACCGCGTGCCGTACCGGACCCGGCACGCGGTCGTGGCGGCCCACGGCTCGGCCCGCGTCACCCACGTGACCGTCGCGCGCCTGGACCCCACGTGGCGGGTGCTGTCGTCGCGGACGGTCGAGTGCGACGCGGTCGCCGTCGGCTACGGCTTCGTCCCGCAGATCGACCTGGCCGTCCAGCTGGGCTGCGCCACGGCGCACTCGGCCGACGGCAGCCCCGTCGTGGTCGTCGACGAGGGCCAGCGCACCAGCGTGGCCGCGGTCTACGCCGCGGGCGAGCCCACCGGCGTCGGCGGCGCGGCGCTGGCCGAGCTGGAGGGGCGCGCCGCGGGCCTGGCCATCGCTCATGACCTCGCCTCGCGCTCGGGCGGGGAGCCCGTTCCCGGCGTCCTGCGCAGGCGCGGCGAGCGGCTGCGCGCCTTCGCGCGCGCGTTGCAGGAGGCCTATCCCGTCCAGCCGGGCTGGCAGTCCTGGCTGGCCGACGACACGCTCGTGTGCCGCTGCGAGGAGGTGCCGGTGAGCGCCATCCGCGAGGCCATGGACCTGGGCGCCACCGACGCGCGCTCCGTCAAGCTGCTCGCCCGCCCGGGGATGGGCTGGTGCCAGGGCAGGATCTGCGGTTACGCGGTCTCCTGCCTGGCCGGCGAGCGACCCCAAGCCACCCGCCGCCCCATAGTCCAGCCGATCACCCTCGGCTGTCTTGAGAGGATCGAAGATGAGCAACCGCGTTGA
- a CDS encoding branched-chain amino acid ABC transporter permease produces MTQLVWNGLFVGSFYALVALGYSMVYGIIKLLNFAHGDLYMLGAFTGFAVLSALGGVPAAMTLPVLLGVLLLTMVSTGLAGVVLERVAYRPLRGAPRLSLLITAVGASFALEYGMRAGAGPDPRVYPVRLSGTSIEVLGARLTLQQLVLIGVAVVLMVGLHLLVTRSREGRAMRAIALDPRTSALMGIDVNAVISRTFFLGSALAGAAGVMAGAYYGKIDFLMGFLIGLKAFTAAVIGGIGNIPGTMLGGLVLGLLESFGTYWLGGEWRDVFAFGVLILFLTVRPTGLLGERVTERV; encoded by the coding sequence ATGACACAGCTCGTCTGGAACGGCCTGTTCGTGGGGTCGTTCTACGCCCTCGTGGCACTCGGCTACAGCATGGTCTACGGCATCATCAAGCTGCTCAACTTCGCCCACGGCGACCTGTACATGCTCGGCGCGTTCACCGGCTTCGCCGTGCTGTCCGCGCTGGGCGGGGTGCCCGCGGCGATGACGCTGCCCGTGCTGCTGGGCGTGCTGCTGCTGACCATGGTCAGCACCGGCCTCGCGGGCGTGGTGCTCGAGCGGGTGGCCTACCGCCCGCTGCGCGGCGCGCCCCGCCTGTCGCTGCTCATCACGGCGGTCGGGGCCTCCTTCGCCCTCGAGTACGGCATGCGCGCCGGCGCCGGCCCCGACCCGCGGGTCTACCCCGTACGGCTCAGCGGCACCTCCATCGAGGTGCTCGGCGCCAGGCTCACCCTGCAGCAGCTCGTCCTCATCGGCGTGGCCGTCGTGCTCATGGTCGGGCTCCACCTCCTGGTCACCAGGTCCCGCGAGGGCAGGGCCATGCGGGCGATCGCGCTCGACCCGCGCACCAGCGCGCTCATGGGCATCGACGTCAACGCGGTGATCTCCAGGACCTTCTTCCTCGGCTCGGCGCTCGCGGGCGCGGCCGGGGTGATGGCGGGCGCCTACTACGGGAAGATCGACTTCCTGATGGGCTTCCTCATCGGGCTGAAGGCGTTCACCGCGGCGGTCATCGGCGGCATCGGCAACATCCCGGGCACCATGCTCGGCGGTCTGGTGCTGGGGCTCCTGGAGTCCTTCGGCACCTACTGGCTCGGCGGCGAATGGCGCGACGTGTTCGCCTTCGGGGTGCTGATCCTGTTCCTGACCGTGCGGCCGACCGGCTTGCTGGGCGAACGCGTGACGGAGCGGGTGTGA
- a CDS encoding heme o synthase has translation MTVLTNRPSPAAPPPSLAPAEPRSFGAVIKAYVALTKPRVIELLLITTLPVMFLAADGLPPLWKALSVMVFGTLSAGSANALNCYIDRDIDVKMRRTRKRPLARHQVTPRAALVFGVVLGVLSVAGMWVTTNLLAAALNLSAILFYVFVYSLVLKRRTSQNIVWGGLAGCMPVVIGWAGITGGLEWTPLVLFGVVFFWTPPHTWTLAMRYKEDYAAASIPMLPVVATERRVVLESIAYTWATVACSLLLWPVAGTTLLYPVVAAVLGAFCLIEVYRLLARLNAGKSGVDLRPMRFFHWSNAYLALLFLAVAIDPLLA, from the coding sequence TTGACGGTGCTCACGAACAGGCCGTCGCCGGCCGCGCCCCCGCCGTCCCTGGCGCCCGCCGAACCGCGCTCCTTCGGCGCGGTCATCAAGGCGTACGTCGCGCTGACCAAGCCGCGGGTCATCGAGCTGCTCCTGATCACGACGCTGCCGGTGATGTTCCTGGCCGCCGACGGCCTGCCGCCGCTGTGGAAGGCGCTGTCGGTCATGGTGTTCGGCACCCTGTCGGCGGGCAGCGCCAACGCGCTCAACTGCTACATCGACCGCGACATCGACGTGAAGATGCGGCGCACCCGCAAGCGGCCGCTGGCCAGGCACCAGGTCACCCCGCGCGCCGCCCTTGTCTTCGGCGTGGTCCTCGGGGTGCTGTCCGTGGCCGGCATGTGGGTGACCACGAACCTGCTGGCGGCGGCGCTCAACCTGTCGGCGATCCTGTTCTACGTCTTCGTCTACTCGCTGGTGCTCAAGCGCCGCACCTCCCAGAACATCGTGTGGGGCGGCCTGGCCGGGTGCATGCCGGTCGTGATCGGCTGGGCGGGCATCACCGGCGGCCTGGAGTGGACCCCGCTGGTGCTGTTCGGCGTGGTGTTCTTCTGGACGCCGCCGCACACCTGGACCCTCGCGATGCGTTACAAGGAGGACTACGCGGCCGCCTCGATCCCGATGCTGCCCGTCGTGGCCACCGAGCGCAGGGTGGTGCTGGAGTCGATCGCCTACACCTGGGCGACGGTCGCCTGCTCGCTGCTGCTGTGGCCGGTGGCCGGCACCACGCTGCTCTACCCGGTCGTCGCGGCGGTGCTCGGCGCGTTCTGCCTGATCGAGGTCTACCGGCTGCTCGCCCGGCTCAACGCCGGCAAGAGCGGCGTCGACCTGCGTCCGATGCGCTTCTTCCACTGGTCGAACGCCTATCTGGCGCTGCTGTTCCTCGCGGTCGCGATCGATCCGCTGCTGGCCTGA
- a CDS encoding COX15/CtaA family protein codes for MSLWALLSVIANAGITVTGAAVRVTGSGLGCPTWPRCTPDSFIPVAHPEHSWVNMGVEFGNRLLAFLVLAVAAMCLLTAMRMAPRRRDLIRLAWLQPLGVVAQALWGGLVVRTALNPVTVSVHFLISIGLMAACWLLYARSREGDAPARPVVHRDIQRLGHVLVAAVAVLLVAGVVVTGTGPHSGDALASRFDFDIETVARLHADIVYVVVGLTFALLFALRVTGAPRRARAAATGLLVIELAQGVIGYTQYFLAVPAFLVGLHVLGATVVWIGALRVVTSLRTRDEVPDEVPDEAPAAPAGVPLPH; via the coding sequence ATGAGCCTGTGGGCCCTGCTGTCCGTGATCGCCAACGCCGGCATCACGGTCACCGGCGCGGCCGTGCGGGTCACGGGATCGGGGCTGGGCTGCCCGACCTGGCCCAGGTGCACGCCCGACAGTTTCATTCCCGTCGCGCACCCTGAGCACAGCTGGGTCAACATGGGCGTCGAGTTCGGCAACCGGCTGCTCGCCTTCCTGGTGCTGGCCGTGGCGGCGATGTGCCTGCTGACCGCGATGCGGATGGCCCCGCGCCGGCGCGACCTGATCCGGCTGGCCTGGCTGCAGCCCCTGGGGGTCGTCGCCCAGGCGCTGTGGGGCGGCCTGGTGGTGCGCACCGCGCTCAACCCCGTGACGGTGAGCGTCCACTTCCTCATCTCCATCGGCCTGATGGCGGCCTGCTGGCTCCTCTACGCCCGCTCCCGCGAGGGCGACGCCCCCGCCAGGCCCGTGGTGCACCGCGACATCCAGCGCCTCGGCCACGTGCTGGTGGCCGCCGTGGCCGTGCTGCTGGTCGCGGGCGTGGTGGTGACGGGCACGGGCCCGCACTCGGGCGACGCGCTGGCCTCCCGCTTCGACTTCGACATCGAGACCGTGGCGCGCCTGCACGCCGACATCGTCTACGTCGTGGTCGGCCTCACCTTCGCGCTGCTGTTCGCGCTGCGCGTCACCGGTGCCCCCAGGCGCGCCCGCGCGGCGGCGACGGGCCTGCTGGTGATCGAGCTCGCCCAGGGCGTGATCGGCTACACCCAGTACTTCCTCGCCGTGCCCGCGTTCCTCGTCGGCCTGCACGTGCTCGGCGCCACCGTGGTGTGGATCGGCGCCCTGCGCGTGGTCACCAGCCTGCGCACCCGCGACGAGGTGCCCGATGAGGTGCCCGACGAGGCCCCCGCCGCGCCGGCCGGCGTCCCCCTCCCCCACTGA
- a CDS encoding PrsW family intramembrane metalloprotease gives MKTRDPRWVFKDRPSFALIAGLVLAGICALVSFSFDVLNGAPVQFFIALILAFAPVPLLLAAVLALDRMEPEPRSNLVFAFAWGAGIAVLVAGIVNSLNLHYITDTVGLSAASARNIAATFGAPVVEETMKGLVLLGLLRFRRAELDGPTDGIIYASMVGLGFAMTENVSYYIAAQDQFGVQGLAVTVVLRGILSPFAHPLFTSMTGVAVAYAARRSGSDRALVILAGWIAAMLLHGMWNGLASYGGFVGLVIAYLVLLVVLFTLIGVVLRDRRRIVALLQRYLPPYEPTRLVDAADIFMLSALSRRRQARQWAKAHGGKAGVRAMSDYQLAATELGLLHERAFRHIVDDQTFHEEQRALLECMSAAKARFPVPRQHARAAAHGTPPPGYAPGAPSPSTDGHWPV, from the coding sequence ATGAAGACCCGTGATCCACGCTGGGTGTTCAAGGACCGGCCGTCCTTCGCGTTGATCGCGGGCCTGGTGCTGGCGGGCATCTGCGCTCTGGTCTCCTTCTCCTTCGACGTGCTCAACGGCGCGCCGGTGCAGTTCTTCATCGCGCTCATCCTGGCGTTCGCGCCGGTGCCGCTGCTGCTGGCGGCCGTGCTGGCGCTCGACCGCATGGAGCCGGAGCCGCGCAGCAACCTCGTCTTCGCCTTCGCGTGGGGGGCGGGCATCGCCGTGCTGGTGGCGGGCATCGTCAACTCGCTCAACCTGCACTACATCACCGACACCGTGGGGCTGTCGGCGGCCAGCGCGCGCAACATCGCCGCCACCTTCGGCGCCCCCGTGGTGGAGGAGACGATGAAGGGCCTGGTCCTGCTCGGGCTGCTGCGCTTTCGCCGCGCCGAACTCGACGGACCGACCGACGGCATCATCTACGCCAGCATGGTAGGCCTCGGTTTCGCCATGACCGAGAACGTCAGCTACTACATCGCCGCCCAGGACCAGTTCGGCGTGCAGGGGCTGGCGGTGACGGTCGTGCTGCGCGGCATCCTCTCGCCGTTCGCGCACCCGCTGTTCACCTCGATGACCGGCGTGGCCGTCGCCTACGCCGCCAGGCGCTCCGGCTCCGACCGGGCCCTCGTCATCCTGGCGGGCTGGATCGCCGCGATGCTGCTGCACGGCATGTGGAACGGCCTGGCCTCCTACGGCGGCTTCGTCGGCCTGGTGATCGCCTACCTGGTGCTGCTGGTGGTGCTCTTCACGCTCATCGGCGTGGTCCTGCGCGACAGGCGGCGCATCGTCGCCCTCCTGCAGCGCTACCTGCCGCCCTACGAGCCGACGCGGCTGGTCGACGCCGCCGACATCTTCATGCTCTCGGCGCTGTCGCGGCGCAGGCAGGCCAGGCAGTGGGCCAAGGCGCACGGCGGCAAGGCAGGCGTGCGGGCGATGAGCGACTACCAGCTCGCCGCCACCGAGCTCGGGCTGCTGCACGAGCGGGCGTTCCGCCACATCGTCGACGACCAGACCTTCCACGAGGAGCAGCGGGCGCTGCTCGAGTGCATGAGCGCGGCCAAGGCCCGCTTCCCCGTGCCCCGCCAGCACGCGCGCGCCGCCGCCCACGGCACCCCGCCGCCGGGTTACGCCCCTGGCGCGCCCTCCCCCTCCACGGACGGCCACTGGCCGGTCTGA
- a CDS encoding branched-chain amino acid ABC transporter substrate-binding protein: MRSTQVASLVAAAMLLAGCGQGLLGDGGAAQQDDKAPIKLGMLVPQSGSEAAIGPYMTNAAQLAVDEINAKGGVLGRQLELKAADDACDAQTAVAAANKVVTEGVDVSIGGYCSGATLPTLPVFGKANIPMIIPAANSQELVDQKLKHVFLINGTGTQQAEAATKWITKQGATKVALMHDNTSYSKDIAVRTQPLLGDKAVITEAVTPKESDYSANIANILDKKADFVYWTGYFQEGGLIIRQLRQAGYKGSIMVADGSVSPKLGEIAGAEADGVFATMTPIPDTLPDAKGWIDAYTKKFGSAPGPYSNQAYDAVRLAAEAITKAGSTDGAKVISALEGINGFSMFSGPLKFTPEHTLSAGGFQILVWKGDKFALQDALS; encoded by the coding sequence ATGCGCTCAACGCAAGTCGCCTCCCTGGTGGCGGCCGCCATGCTGCTGGCGGGATGCGGTCAGGGTCTGCTCGGCGACGGTGGAGCCGCCCAGCAGGACGACAAGGCCCCCATCAAGCTCGGCATGCTGGTCCCCCAGTCCGGCAGCGAGGCCGCCATCGGCCCGTACATGACCAACGCCGCGCAGCTCGCGGTGGACGAGATCAACGCCAAGGGCGGCGTCCTCGGCCGCCAGCTCGAGCTCAAGGCCGCCGACGACGCCTGCGACGCCCAGACGGCCGTCGCCGCCGCCAACAAGGTGGTCACCGAGGGCGTCGACGTCTCCATCGGCGGCTACTGCTCGGGCGCCACGCTGCCCACGCTGCCGGTGTTCGGCAAGGCGAACATACCCATGATCATTCCGGCCGCCAACTCCCAGGAGCTGGTCGACCAGAAGCTCAAGCACGTCTTCCTGATCAACGGCACCGGCACCCAGCAGGCCGAGGCCGCCACCAAGTGGATCACCAAGCAGGGCGCCACCAAGGTCGCGCTCATGCACGACAACACCAGCTACTCCAAGGACATCGCGGTCCGCACCCAGCCGCTGCTCGGCGACAAGGCGGTCATCACCGAGGCCGTCACGCCCAAGGAGAGCGACTACAGCGCCAACATCGCCAACATCCTCGACAAGAAGGCCGACTTCGTCTACTGGACCGGCTACTTCCAGGAGGGCGGCCTGATCATCAGGCAGCTGCGCCAGGCCGGGTACAAGGGTTCGATCATGGTCGCGGACGGCTCGGTCTCTCCCAAGCTCGGCGAGATCGCCGGAGCCGAGGCCGACGGCGTCTTCGCCACCATGACCCCGATCCCCGACACGCTGCCCGACGCCAAGGGCTGGATCGACGCCTACACCAAGAAGTTCGGCTCGGCCCCGGGCCCGTACTCGAACCAGGCCTACGACGCCGTCCGGCTGGCCGCCGAGGCGATCACCAAGGCGGGCTCCACCGACGGAGCCAAGGTCATCTCGGCTCTCGAGGGGATCAACGGCTTCTCGATGTTCTCGGGCCCGCTGAAGTTCACCCCCGAGCACACGCTGTCCGCGGGCGGCTTCCAGATCCTGGTGTGGAAGGGCGACAAGTTCGCTCTGCAGGACGCGCTGTCGTGA
- a CDS encoding (2Fe-2S)-binding protein, with protein MNFEITVDGRAVPVVAGQSVGAALHAAGITSWRSTRHEGRPRGLFCGIGVCFDCLVTVNGRESQRACLVRARPGDEVTTS; from the coding sequence GTGAACTTCGAGATCACCGTGGACGGCAGAGCCGTGCCCGTCGTGGCCGGCCAGAGCGTCGGCGCGGCCCTCCATGCGGCGGGCATCACGTCATGGCGCTCCACCAGGCACGAAGGCAGGCCGCGCGGCCTGTTCTGCGGCATCGGCGTCTGCTTCGACTGCCTGGTCACGGTCAACGGACGCGAGTCCCAGCGCGCCTGCCTGGTGCGGGCCCGCCCAGGAGACGAGGTGACCACCTCATGA
- a CDS encoding NAD(P)/FAD-dependent oxidoreductase, which translates to MSDVIVIGAGVVGAACAYYAAAAGLDVTVLDRGPVAGGTTGAGEGNVLVSDKEPGPELDLALLSNRLWRELAGHGGFEFEPKGGLVVAESGEVQRRLVELADKQGVEHTVVPDSALHDYEPHLADGLAGGVFYPQDAQVQPMLAAARLIRQGADSFGHGALRLRTGVTVTGFMRSGERVTGVRTDHGDILGGSVINAAGTWGGQIAAMAGVELPILPRRGFILVTEPLREPLIRHKVYTAAYVTNVASDSADLETSAVVEGTPAGTVLIGASRERVGFDTTTSIPVLRTLAAQATALFPVLRDRRVIRSYCGFRPYCPDHLPVIGQDPRVPGLLHACGHEGAGIGLAPATGHLLAQLLSGERTALDLDPFSPGRFA; encoded by the coding sequence ATGTCCGATGTGATCGTCATCGGCGCAGGCGTCGTGGGCGCGGCGTGCGCCTACTACGCGGCGGCCGCAGGCCTCGACGTGACGGTGCTCGACCGCGGCCCCGTGGCGGGCGGCACCACCGGCGCAGGCGAGGGCAACGTGCTGGTCTCCGACAAGGAGCCGGGCCCTGAGCTCGACCTGGCGCTGCTGTCCAACCGGCTCTGGCGCGAGCTGGCGGGCCACGGCGGGTTCGAGTTCGAGCCCAAGGGCGGCCTGGTCGTGGCGGAGAGCGGGGAGGTCCAGCGGCGGCTGGTGGAGCTGGCGGACAAGCAGGGCGTGGAGCACACCGTCGTGCCGGACTCCGCGCTGCACGACTACGAGCCGCACCTGGCCGACGGCCTCGCGGGCGGCGTCTTCTACCCGCAGGACGCCCAGGTGCAGCCCATGCTGGCGGCCGCCCGCCTCATCAGGCAGGGCGCCGACAGCTTCGGCCACGGCGCGCTACGCCTGCGGACCGGCGTCACGGTCACCGGGTTCATGCGCAGCGGCGAACGGGTCACGGGCGTGCGCACCGATCACGGCGACATCCTCGGCGGATCCGTGATCAACGCGGCGGGTACCTGGGGCGGCCAGATCGCGGCCATGGCGGGGGTGGAGCTGCCGATCCTGCCGAGGCGCGGCTTCATCCTGGTCACCGAGCCCCTCAGGGAGCCGCTGATCAGGCACAAGGTCTACACTGCCGCCTACGTGACCAACGTCGCCAGCGACTCGGCCGACCTCGAGACCTCCGCGGTCGTCGAGGGCACGCCCGCGGGCACCGTGCTCATCGGCGCCAGCAGGGAGCGGGTCGGCTTCGACACGACCACCTCGATCCCGGTGCTGCGCACGCTGGCGGCCCAGGCCACCGCGCTGTTCCCGGTGCTCAGGGACCGGCGCGTGATCAGGTCCTACTGCGGCTTCCGGCCGTACTGCCCCGACCATCTGCCGGTGATCGGCCAGGACCCGCGCGTGCCCGGGCTCCTGCACGCCTGCGGGCACGAGGGCGCGGGCATCGGCCTCGCGCCCGCCACCGGCCACCTGCTCGCCCAGCTGCTGTCGGGGGAGCGCACCGCCCTCGACCTGGACCCCTTCAGCCCAGGGAGGTTCGCGTGA
- a CDS encoding SanA/YdcF family protein produces MRFVQTSRTAVRRAYQGAVALSVLAIAPLTWAWLGSENHRVVADTPGWLARVPDSGTALVLGAGLFSGRPSPMLARRLDIAAQLYRAGKVKAVLLSGDNSRKDYDEPSAMRDYLLAEGVPDAVIVRDYAGFDTWDSCVRARRVFGADDVTVVTQSFHLPRAVTLCRTAGLRAFGVGDDSARRWAAETYASAAREFGAAAKALGDVVLGTEPVFPGPKETSLRQAQTGR; encoded by the coding sequence ATGCGATTCGTCCAGACTTCCCGTACGGCGGTGCGCCGCGCCTACCAGGGCGCGGTCGCGCTGAGCGTGCTGGCGATCGCCCCGCTGACCTGGGCCTGGCTGGGCAGCGAGAACCACCGCGTGGTGGCCGACACGCCCGGCTGGCTGGCCAGGGTGCCCGACTCGGGCACCGCGCTCGTCCTCGGCGCGGGCCTGTTCTCCGGCCGGCCCAGCCCGATGCTCGCCAGGCGGCTCGACATCGCCGCGCAGCTCTACCGGGCGGGCAAGGTCAAGGCCGTGCTGCTGTCGGGCGACAACAGCAGGAAGGACTACGACGAACCCTCGGCCATGCGCGACTACCTGCTGGCCGAGGGGGTGCCCGACGCCGTGATCGTGCGCGACTACGCGGGCTTCGACACCTGGGACTCCTGTGTGCGGGCCCGCAGGGTCTTCGGCGCCGACGACGTCACCGTGGTCACGCAGTCCTTCCACCTGCCGAGGGCGGTGACGCTGTGCCGTACGGCGGGGCTGCGGGCCTTCGGCGTCGGCGACGACTCGGCCAGGCGGTGGGCGGCCGAGACCTACGCCTCCGCCGCGCGGGAGTTCGGGGCCGCCGCGAAGGCGCTGGGCGACGTGGTGCTCGGCACCGAGCCGGTCTTCCCCGGCCCGAAGGAGACCTCGCTGCGGCAGGCCCAGACGGGCCGGTGA